The genomic region AGGGGTTATCTCTCAATTGACAGCTAACGGTGCCAATGGGGCTGTAGCGAATTTACCTAACATTACTGATTTACCTTTTTTTACTACGGTACCGAACAACGCATTGGTCATCGATGCAGCGACGGCAGCCAATTTAACCGGTTTTTTTCAAGCGGTTACGGGTATCTTCACCCAAAGCCTTATACAGCAAGGCGTTCCACCCGCCAATGCGCAGGCTTTAGCTTCACAATACGCTATTACCTTTGAGGAAGGTGCTAATCGGTTTCTTATAGATGTACCGGTTTCAGAAACCAATCCTCTTGGTTTTCGGCAAATGACCGAAGACGAACTTCTACTTTTGACTATTGATAGGACGGCATTGGCACAAGGTTACGGGTCTGTCGTTTTAACTCCTGACGTACTTCAAGTACTAGGGCTTTTACGTGCAGGTGGAACTCCGTCGCCAGAACAAGCGGGCCTTGTCTTAGCGGCAATCAGCGGTATTGATGATAAAGATGCTTTGGATAGCGATGAACTTTTAAGTATAAAAAATGCTACCGACGCCTATAATACGACCATAGAGTCAGTTGCTAATTCTGCAGGATTGGCTTTTGTAGATTTGAAATCAGTTTTAGAACAAGCCAAAACTTCCGGTATTACCACGGGTGATTATACGTTAACGGCCAACTTGGTAACGGGAGGTTTGGTAAGCTTGGATGGTATTCACTTAACATCAAGGGGTTACGCTGTAATGGCTAACGAATTTTTAAAAGCTATTGATGCCACCTATGGTTCTAATTTTGAAGCATCCGGTAATTTGTTGGATGTAGGGGACTACCCGACCAATTATTCTCCAACGCTTCAATAAGCAACTGAATATCAATTTATACCATAATACAGGAAGGTGCTTTTTGAGCACCTTTTTTGTTTGTCAAAAAAGAGAAAAAACAGTTTTGGTTTAAAATGTAATAGCATATCTTTGCAGCCGGAAAAAAGGGCAAGTATTCTTGGCTTAATTCTTTTAAAAAAACAATACGCTTTCATAACATAAACACAAAACAATGTCTAAAGTTACAGGTAAAGTTTCTCAGATTATCGGACCCGTAATCGATGTGGAATTTGAATCAGGTGCAGAACTCCCAAAAATTTACGATTCCTTGGAAATAACCAAAGCCGATGGTACCAAATTGGTGCTGGAAGTGCAATCGCATGTGGGTGAAAATACGGTTAGGACTATCTCTATGGATTCTACCGATGGTATGAGCAGGGGCGTTGATGTTGTGTCAACAGGAAGCGCTATTCAAATGCCTATTGGCGATGATGTTTATGGGCGTTTGTTCAATGTTATTGGAGATGCTATTGATGGTTTGGGCGATTTGCCAAAATCAGGCAAAGATGGGTTGCCAATACACAGAGAAGCCCCAAAGTTTGAAGACCTTTCCACTTCTACCGAAGTGCTTTTCACGGGTATCAAGGTAATCGATTTGATCGAGCCTTATGCCAAAGGAGGTAAAATTGGTCTTTTTGGTGGAGCTGGTGTTGGTAAAACCGTATTGATACAAGAGTTGATCAACAATATTGCCAAAGGCCATGGTGGACTTTCGG from Costertonia aggregata harbors:
- a CDS encoding SGNH/GDSL hydrolase family protein, with translation MKNYKYIFLASLLIAFTACNDIEDVLPFPAEVPEDLPTLTAGSADFSNYVSLGASFTAGFSDGALFRASQENSFPKLLSDQFALAGGGSFTQPLMEDNTGAFLGVPTSQIGYRLIFNGSGPQRLNEFFAAQGAPAPNPTTNPTTNLGSTFNNTGVPGAKSYHLTFPGYAAANPYYARFATSLTATMLGDAAAQNPSFFTLSEIGGNDVLSYATSGGVGVDRTGNPDATQYSQLDITDPGLFGQVFQGVISQLTANGANGAVANLPNITDLPFFTTVPNNALVIDAATAANLTGFFQAVTGIFTQSLIQQGVPPANAQALASQYAITFEEGANRFLIDVPVSETNPLGFRQMTEDELLLLTIDRTALAQGYGSVVLTPDVLQVLGLLRAGGTPSPEQAGLVLAAISGIDDKDALDSDELLSIKNATDAYNTTIESVANSAGLAFVDLKSVLEQAKTSGITTGDYTLTANLVTGGLVSLDGIHLTSRGYAVMANEFLKAIDATYGSNFEASGNLLDVGDYPTNYSPTLQ